The Mycolicibacterium smegmatis genome has a window encoding:
- a CDS encoding HNH endonuclease, translating into MTGASDPLLLGQRVVAILETGLRTATYKLATLMALIEHCVENLPTDPAATLAVPIPALAHRVLEIYWQQVRPFDGHELRQSTQPKARILAATKALRDLAATRRGGLSVDIARQRAPEAYQRAIDDITLCLAQQPLYRLQKLPGASRSDAFLYDDSFLHDDVSRKTLRDHGDAIVLKPGVAHGLARLAGLLKPALEIMWVEDVRRMNRFLDADVPDVAGHLFGRERTALAVVREPFKEAFGPHCFYCGTHLPANNPIDHVLPWSLVGIDGLANLVLACARCNGDKGGALPAVGIVDRVLERDRTVLEEIASEIQWPTQHPRVVAAARGIYRGQPAGVPTWAGYRRSEQLDIRFPPWWADR; encoded by the coding sequence GTGACAGGAGCATCCGATCCGCTGCTACTCGGGCAGCGCGTCGTCGCCATCCTGGAGACCGGGCTGCGCACCGCGACTTACAAGCTCGCGACCCTGATGGCCCTGATCGAGCACTGCGTCGAGAACCTGCCCACCGATCCCGCCGCCACGCTGGCCGTGCCCATTCCCGCGCTGGCGCACCGCGTGCTGGAGATCTACTGGCAGCAGGTGCGCCCTTTCGACGGTCACGAGCTGCGCCAGTCCACTCAGCCGAAGGCCCGGATCCTCGCCGCCACCAAGGCCTTACGCGATCTCGCGGCGACACGGCGTGGCGGACTGTCGGTCGACATCGCACGGCAGCGCGCACCGGAGGCCTATCAGCGGGCCATCGACGACATCACGCTGTGTCTCGCGCAGCAACCCCTGTACCGGTTGCAGAAGCTTCCGGGCGCATCGCGCAGCGACGCGTTCCTCTACGACGACTCGTTCCTGCACGATGACGTCAGCCGCAAGACGCTGCGGGATCACGGCGACGCGATCGTCCTCAAACCCGGTGTCGCCCATGGCCTTGCCCGGCTGGCCGGACTCCTGAAACCCGCGCTGGAGATCATGTGGGTCGAGGACGTGCGGAGGATGAACCGGTTCCTCGACGCCGATGTGCCCGATGTGGCGGGGCACCTGTTCGGCCGTGAGCGCACCGCCCTGGCCGTGGTGCGCGAGCCGTTCAAGGAAGCCTTTGGCCCGCACTGCTTCTACTGCGGAACGCACCTTCCCGCGAACAATCCGATCGACCATGTGCTGCCCTGGTCGCTGGTCGGCATCGACGGCCTGGCCAACCTGGTGCTGGCGTGTGCGCGCTGTAACGGCGACAAAGGTGGGGCCTTACCCGCGGTGGGGATAGTCGACCGTGTGCTGGAACGCGACCGGACGGTGCTCGAGGAGATCGCGTCGGAAATTCAGTGGCCGACCCAGCATCCACGGGTGGTCGCCGCGGCCCGCGGCATCTACCGCGGACAGCCGGCCGGTGTGCCGACGTGGGCGGGGTACCGCCGCAGTGAGCAGTTGGATATCCGATTTCCGCCGTGGTGGGCTGACCGGTGA